The following nucleotide sequence is from Zea mays cultivar B73 chromosome 1, Zm-B73-REFERENCE-NAM-5.0, whole genome shotgun sequence.
TTGTCCAGGCCCTGTTGTAACCTGTATGGGTCATGATTTCTAATATATATCACGTATTATATGTTTGGAAGCACCGTGTTTAATACTCTGAATAATCCATACATTTCATTGCACTGCGACGAAGTGGAAAGAGAAGAGAAGTGGGGTCACAGCACTAGTATGATTTCAAGTTCATTGCAGAACCGTCCAGACCGTTGCCAAACTGCAGTAAAAGTAGCCCAGCATCCCAGTACTAGTTCATTGCGCTGATGATTCTAAAGGATGTTACTTGTGGACGGCAGAATCAGAAGCAAAGGGAGCCTCTAGATTTCCCTCAAAGAAAGGGGCCCTATCTTGGAGGGGAGTTGTTTTTATTGCTGATCAAAGTGGGTCTGGCATATCTTTGCCCAAGGGCATACATACAAATCACAGTATACAAAACTTTGCGAACGCGAACCACGTGGTGCTCCTCGACTAACCCGGGACCCGAGCGTCCGGCAACGGATAGGCGTTCGTGTTCAGCCAGGAGGGTGATGGAGAGGAACATGAAGGGGTACCGTGCGTCTAGAGCCTGGAAGCAGGAGGTGGCGCCTGAACAGAAATCACTTCCTCAAGATGCTGTGCCCCTAGCCTAAGTAAAATGGTGTGTGGTCTTGCATATTTTAGCACTTTGAACAGACATCTAGAATTCACGTAGAACAAGTTTTGATGCATGCAGTTGCTGCCGAAACAAGAAACATTTGAACAGCATTCAGATGTGCACACATGCATAGTACAGCACTATCATTCTAGACAGGCAACAGTGATGTGCAGGTAAGTTGTTGCTACTGAGGTCTGGATGGATTGGGCGATCGGTTAGTCGCGGACGGTGTGGAGGAGGTGCAGCTGGGCGTTGTGGAggagggcgcgggcctgctcgttGGCGACGTCGCGGGCGCGCAGCTCCCGGATCTCCTCCTCCCACCGCTCCACCCTCTCCTTGTGGATCCTGCACGCACGGCACGACGGACACACTCCGCCGGTCAGCGAGCGGATCGCGGGAGAGAATGGCGGGCCCGGTGGGTGAAGTTTCCTACGTACGAGCAGAGGCGGTCCTCGAAGTCGGCGGCGAGGTCCTTGAACAGCGCGCGCCCGGCATCCAGCATGTCAGACACCTGCACGCGTGAAAACGCACGCGTAAGCGCCGCCGCTCATGCCGATCGCCCCATCGCCTGCCTCGGCGTTGCAGGGTGCGCACCTGGCGGGTGTAGTTGTCGATGGCGAGGAGGATGCGCTGGATGTGCTCCTCCGTCTCCGCCGACCCCACCTGCtcgtccgcctccgcctccgcctctgcCGCCACCACGGCCATCTCGTCCCCCTCCGTCTCCGCGGCGGACGCCGCCGCGCCACCTCCTGCGTTACCCTGGCTCGTCGTGTCGTCCTCGTTGCTCTGCAAGGTTCACCAAACCGCACACGGACGACGGATCACAATTGCGAATTCGAAAATTAAGGTTGGAATAAAACCTCCCGACAAACAATTCAAAAACCCACGCTGGACATTTCGAACTGCCAGATTAGATGCCGAATTTATTTAAACAACAAAAAGGAACACAAACCCCTAGTACCGACCAACCCAGCAAGCGATCAACAAACTCCCGAGCCGAAATTTCGAGGCGTGCATGCCAGCGAACAATCGACGAACTCCAAACACTTCAGAACTGGCTCACCACCTCCAAACTCATCAGAAAGCAAAAAAAACAACAACACCAAAAGTAACCGCGGACcggaggagggagggagagattCGCGGTGGAAGTGGCGGTAGTAGCTAGCCTACcatggcggcgcgcgcgcgcttgGCCTTGGAGCTCTCCCTCCCCGCCTCCATCCTCAGCAGCCAGCAGCGTGGTGGAACAGAGGTGGATCGGATGGGCTCACCCGCTCACGGCCCGGCGGGTGTGTTCATTTAtatagcccgccacaagccagccCTATGCGAAAATGGATTGTTGGGTTGGCCCGGACAGGCTACTTGCTTACGGGCTATGGTTATTGGCCGTAGTGGACCAGCATCTTTAATTAAGCATCTCCAACACCTCCTATaatagcaactccaatagttctctaaacaaCTCTCTAAATCTTAAATTTAAAAAATAAACAGAAAAATGCTTCTTCAATGGTTCTCTAAATATACTTGCTAAATTTAGTTAGTTGATATCTAATTCTATTTACTCTCCGCATTTAACAACTTGATAGGAACTCCCTAAATACAGTTGACGTCAATTTCTTCACACTAGCGTGATTATTTTTTTCCCACACAGTGAGATATCTAAGTATAGCACGTTCTTTTTTCCACTTTCTAGCATAGTGGGGTAGCTATGTCAAACACGTGTGACACAAGTTTCTCCAACACTGTCGGACCCAGCTACCTCATAGGTTGCGCCACCGAACCACCACTCCTTCATAGTTCATGTTGACTGGCCTTTTCTCTTCCGCCCTCAACATTCTCTGCTCTCAACCTTACCGTCAGCCAGATCTCATGAGAGCAAGGTTGCCAAAGCTAGATTCAAAATCGAGCTACTTCCTAAATATGAGCAACTATTGAAGACTAAGTTGTTTTTTACTTCA
It contains:
- the LOC103630678 gene encoding uncharacterized protein, which codes for MEAGRESSKAKRARAAMSNEDDTTSQGNAGGGAAASAAETEGDEMAVVAAEAEAEADEQVGSAETEEHIQRILLAIDNYTRQVSDMLDAGRALFKDLAADFEDRLCSIHKERVERWEEEIRELRARDVANEQARALLHNAQLHLLHTVRD